A genomic stretch from Theobroma cacao cultivar B97-61/B2 chromosome 4, Criollo_cocoa_genome_V2, whole genome shotgun sequence includes:
- the LOC18601591 gene encoding probable mitochondrial saccharopine dehydrogenase-like oxidoreductase At5g39410 — protein sequence MQTSQLQNPSLLYDIIILGASGFTGKYVVKEALKFLNTPASPLKNLAIAGRSHEKLVRTLQWAAHPNPLPPSVSIITADTTDRPSLLSLCRQTKVLLNCVGPFRIHGEPVVAACASSGCDYLDISGEPEFMERMEAKYHEKAVETGSLVVSACGFDSIPAEMGFMFNSRQWVAPAVPNHVDAYVSLESDKRIVGNFGTYESAVLGVANMDKLQEFRSSRPKRPRPVIPGPPPSRGPMIEHQEKIGLKAVRLPSADAVVVRRTLVTLIENPHGLPGVNESVEHSDKREAFWSSVKPAHFGVKIGSKSLLGIYRIIGVGMFIGLLGRTSFGRWLLLKFPSFFSLGWFRKKGPSEDEVRSASFKMWFVGYGFSDSSLASQANSKPDMQIITRVMGPEIGYVTTPIVLLQCALILLSQRESLPKGGAFTPGVVFGPHLEERLQENGISFDLISKCALPA from the exons aTGCAAACATCGCAACTCCAAAACCCCTCTCTTCTGTATGACATAATTATCTTAGGAGCCTCAGGCTTTACTGGCAAATATGTAGTAAAAGAGGCCTTAAAATTTCTCAACACACCGGCTTCTCCtcttaaaaatttagccatTGCTGGTCGTAGCCATGAGAAGCTTGTTAGGACGCTTCAATGGGCAGCTCATCCTAACCCCCTTCCTCCATCTGTTAGTATTATCACTGCTGATACTACTGACCGACCTTCTCTTTTGAGTCTTTGTAGGCAAACTAAGGTTTTGCTTAACTGTGTTGGGCCTTTTAGGATCCATGGTGAGCCTGTTGTTGCTGCTTGCGCCTCTTCTGG gtgtgattatttggatataagtGGGGAGCCTGAGTTCATGGAAAGAATGGAGGCAAAATACCATGAAAAGGCTGTGGAGACAGGTTCTTTGGTTGTTTCAGCATGTGGATTTGATTCCATTCCTGCTGAAATGGGTTTTATGTTCAATTCCAGGCAGTGGGTGGCCCCTGCTGTACCAAACCATGTCGATGCGTATGTGAGTTTGGAGTCTGATAAAAGAATTGTTGGGAACTTTGGAACATACGAATCAGCAGTTTTGGGTGTTGCGAACATGGATAAGCTGCAGGAATTCAGGAGTTCTAGACCTAAGAGACCTAGACCAGTG ATTCCTGGTCCACCTCCTTCCAGAGGACCAATGATAGAACACCAGGAGAAAATCGGACTTAAGGCCGTAAGGCTACCTTCTGCAGATGCTGTAGTTGTTCGAAGGACTCTTGTTACTCTGATAGAGAACCCCCATGGCCTACCTGGGGTTAATGAAAGTGTTGAACATAGTGACAAGAGGGAGGCCTTCTGGTCATCAGTGAAGCCAGCTCATTTTGGCGTGAAAATAGGATCTAAGTCCTTGTTGGGCATCTATCGGATCATCGGAGTGGGGATGTTCATTGGTCTCTTAGGCAGAACTTCTTTTGGGAGGTGGCTTCTCTTGAAATTTCCCTCATTTTTCAGCCTTGGATGGTTTCGAAAGAAGGGTCCCTCTGAGGATGAGGTAAGAAGTGCATCATTTAAGATGTGGTTTGTTGGATATGGTTTTAGTGACAGCAGTCTCGCTTCACAAGCAAACTCAAAACCTGACATGCAAATAATAACAAGAGTGATGGGACCTGAGATTGGCTATGTGACTACTCCCATAGTACTACTTCAATGCGCTCTTATACTTTTGAGCCAACGTGAAAGCCTGCCCAAGGGAGGAGCTTTTACCCCTGGGGTTGTATTTGGCCCACATCTCGAAGAACGGCTGCAAGAGAATGGAATATCATTTGATCTGATTTCAAAGTGTGCACTGCCTGCTTAA
- the LOC18601593 gene encoding F-box protein CPR30 isoform X1: MGSEYCSQFLFIWIALFQSEEGIKCLMEYRVLASLVIDYREGEKQKEPRMEGFGDLPRDLFLEILLRLPVESLMRCKCVCKCWYTLIRNAKFIELHLKYNCNNNVCVLLKRCLLTCLGKKENMLSLVCSNGFSFVNLDVDLSLYKKEPCLQLLGHCDGVICLSNYRDDIVLCNPATRESMVLPQSCLPCSPSIPNLIPQTSALGFGYDAKSHHCKVVRIVSYWEEINENGLPHLSRVEVYSLGTGSWKEINVKVPAHVWYSPCFETYFNGSFHWHAMDDNRNEVILSFHMGNEEFQVIPMPSFLSMYDYSMCRSLLIWNGCISLIIYPGRGIEKSFEICVMKEYGVRKSWTKVLTIGPLKRVEKPLVFWKNDEILMEGTNGQVVSYNLRTQEVKDLPIYGVPKSFATLVYVNSLVSVKGGYQMLAEGDNTDFGW; the protein is encoded by the exons ATGGGTTCAGAATATTGTTCACAGTTTTTGTTTATATGGATAGCCTTGTTTCAGTCAGAGGAGGGAATCAAATGCTTGATGGAGTACAG GGTTTTGGCTTCTCTAGTTATTGACTATAGGGAAggagaaaagcaaaaagaacCTAGAATGGAGGGCTTTGGTGATCTGCCAAGAGACTTGTTCCTTGAAATCCTCTTACGGTTGCCAGTGGAATCTTTGATGCGATGCAAGTGCGTTTGCAAATGTTGGTACACTCTCATTCGCAATGCTAAATTCATTGAATTGCACCTTAAGTACAACTGCAACAACAATGTATGTGTCCTTCTCAAGCGCTGCCTTCTGACATGCTtagggaagaaagaaaatatgttGTCTTTGGTCTGCAGCAAcggtttttcttttgtaaatttagATGTTGACTTGTCTTTGTATAAGAAGGAGCCATGTTTGCAACTTTTAGGTCATTGTGATGGCGTTATCTGTCTATCAAATTACAGGGATGATATAGTTCTATGTAACCCTGCAACTAGGGAGTCCATGGTCCTCCCCCAGTCTTGTCTCCCTTGTTCTCCATCAATACCAAATTTGATCCCGCAAACCAGTGCCTTGGGATTTGGTTATGATGCAAAAAGTCACCACTGCAAAGTTGTTAGGATAGTTTCATATTGGGAGGAGATAAATGAGAATGGTTTACCCCACCTTTCCAGGGTTGAAGTCTACTCTTTGGGAACTGGTTCTTGGAAAGAAATCAATGTTAAGGTCCCTGCCCATGTCTGGTATTCTCCATGTTTCGAAACATACTTTAATGGATCCTTTCACTGGCATGCTATGGATGATAACAGAAATGAAGTCATCCTTTCATTCCACATGGGAAATGAGGAGTTCCAAGTAATACCAATGCCAAGTTTTCTCTCCATGTATGATTATTCGATGTGTAGGAGTCTTTTGATTTGGAATGGGTGCATTTCTCTAATAATCTATCCAGGGAGGGGGattgaaaaatcatttgaGATATGTGTGATGAAGGAATATGGAGTGAGGAAATCTTGGACAAAAGTATTGACAATCGGACCTCTTAAAAGAGTGGAAAAGCCTTTGGttttttggaaaaatgatgagatTCTAATGGAAGGCACTAACGGACAGGTGGTGTCTTACAACCTTAGGACCCAAGAAGTTAAGGATCTTCCAATTTATGGGGTTCCAAAGTCATTTGCTACTCTTGTTTACGTGAATAGCCTTGTTTCAGTCAAAGGAGGCTATCAAATGCTCGCTGAAGGAGATAATACAG ATTTTGGTTGGTGA
- the LOC18601593 gene encoding F-box protein CPR30 isoform X3, giving the protein MEGFGDLPRDLFLEILLRLPVESLMRCKCVCKCWYTLIRNAKFIELHLKYNCNNNVCVLLKRCLLTCLGKKENMLSLVCSNGFSFVNLDVDLSLYKKEPCLQLLGHCDGVICLSNYRDDIVLCNPATRESMVLPQSCLPCSPSIPNLIPQTSALGFGYDAKSHHCKVVRIVSYWEEINENGLPHLSRVEVYSLGTGSWKEINVKVPAHVWYSPCFETYFNGSFHWHAMDDNRNEVILSFHMGNEEFQVIPMPSFLSMYDYSMCRSLLIWNGCISLIIYPGRGIEKSFEICVMKEYGVRKSWTKVLTIGPLKRVEKPLVFWKNDEILMEGTNGQVVSYNLRTQEVKDLPIYGVPKSFATLVYVNSLVSVKGGYQMLAEGDNTDFGW; this is encoded by the exons ATGGAGGGCTTTGGTGATCTGCCAAGAGACTTGTTCCTTGAAATCCTCTTACGGTTGCCAGTGGAATCTTTGATGCGATGCAAGTGCGTTTGCAAATGTTGGTACACTCTCATTCGCAATGCTAAATTCATTGAATTGCACCTTAAGTACAACTGCAACAACAATGTATGTGTCCTTCTCAAGCGCTGCCTTCTGACATGCTtagggaagaaagaaaatatgttGTCTTTGGTCTGCAGCAAcggtttttcttttgtaaatttagATGTTGACTTGTCTTTGTATAAGAAGGAGCCATGTTTGCAACTTTTAGGTCATTGTGATGGCGTTATCTGTCTATCAAATTACAGGGATGATATAGTTCTATGTAACCCTGCAACTAGGGAGTCCATGGTCCTCCCCCAGTCTTGTCTCCCTTGTTCTCCATCAATACCAAATTTGATCCCGCAAACCAGTGCCTTGGGATTTGGTTATGATGCAAAAAGTCACCACTGCAAAGTTGTTAGGATAGTTTCATATTGGGAGGAGATAAATGAGAATGGTTTACCCCACCTTTCCAGGGTTGAAGTCTACTCTTTGGGAACTGGTTCTTGGAAAGAAATCAATGTTAAGGTCCCTGCCCATGTCTGGTATTCTCCATGTTTCGAAACATACTTTAATGGATCCTTTCACTGGCATGCTATGGATGATAACAGAAATGAAGTCATCCTTTCATTCCACATGGGAAATGAGGAGTTCCAAGTAATACCAATGCCAAGTTTTCTCTCCATGTATGATTATTCGATGTGTAGGAGTCTTTTGATTTGGAATGGGTGCATTTCTCTAATAATCTATCCAGGGAGGGGGattgaaaaatcatttgaGATATGTGTGATGAAGGAATATGGAGTGAGGAAATCTTGGACAAAAGTATTGACAATCGGACCTCTTAAAAGAGTGGAAAAGCCTTTGGttttttggaaaaatgatgagatTCTAATGGAAGGCACTAACGGACAGGTGGTGTCTTACAACCTTAGGACCCAAGAAGTTAAGGATCTTCCAATTTATGGGGTTCCAAAGTCATTTGCTACTCTTGTTTACGTGAATAGCCTTGTTTCAGTCAAAGGAGGCTATCAAATGCTCGCTGAAGGAGATAATACAG ATTTTGGTTGGTGA
- the LOC18601592 gene encoding F-box/kelch-repeat protein At3g06240: MQGFGNLPRDLFLEVCLRLPVESLTRFRCVCKSWYALFKNPKFISMHLSYNSSNNEFVLIKRCLLTCLGKKVNMFSLVSSKDFSFANVAVDLPLYKKEPYLQLLGHCDGIICLSNYRDDIVLCNPATKESTVLPKSCLPCFSSNPNLIPRTNALGFGYDLKNQQYKVVRIVSYLEEFGDHSLPQLSMVEVYTMGTDSWREVKNVKVSANVQYCPIPCFDTYFNGAFHWHAMDYNNNEVILSFDMGEEEFQNISMPDFLSVYDHSICRSLLVWNGCLALIVYPGKGIEKSFQICVMENYGMKESWTKKLTIGPLAGVERPLIFWQNDEEIVMEGTDGQAVSYNFITKDIKNLRIYGVPKSFQSLTYANSLVSIRRGNQCLMK; the protein is encoded by the coding sequence ATGCAGGGCTTTGGCAATCTGCCAAGAGACTTGTTCCTCGAAGTCTGTCTCCGCCTGCCAGTAGAATCTTTGACGCGATTCAGGTGCGTTTGCAAATCATGGTATGCTCTCTTTAAGAATCCTAAATTCATTTCCATGCACCTTAGCTATAACAGCAGCAACAATGAATTTGTTCTTATCAAGCGCTGCCTCCTAACATGCTTAGGaaagaaagtaaatatgttCTCATTGGTCAGCAGCAAGGACTTTTCTTTTGCAAATGTAGCTGTTGATTTACCCTTGTATAAGAAAGAGCCATATCTACAGCTTTTGGGTCACTGTGATGGCATTATTTGTCTATCAAATTATAGAGATGACATAGTTCTATGTAACCCTGCTACCAAAGAATCCACGGTTCTCCCGAAATCCTGTCTCCCCTGTTTTTCATCGAACCCAAATTTGATTCCCCGAACGAATGCCCTGGGATTTGGTTATGACCTGAAAAATCAACAATACAAGGTGGTTAGGATTGTGTCATATTTGGAGGAGTTTGGTGACCACAGCTTACCCCAACTTTCCATGGTGGAGGTATACACCATGGGAACTGATTCCTGGAGAGAAGTCAAGAATGTCAAGGTCTCTGCCAATGTCCAATACTGTCCAATTCCATGTTTTGACACCTACTTCAATGGAGCATTTCATTGGCATGCTATGGACTACAACAATAATGAAGTCATCCTTTCATTCGACATGGGAGAAGAGGAGTTCCAAAACATATCAATGCCAGATTTTCTTTCCGTTTATGATCATTCCATCTGCAGGAGTCTCCTGGTGTGGAATGGTTGCCTTGCTTTGATAGTCTATCCAGGAAAAggaattgaaaaatcatttcaGATATGTGTGATGGAAAATTATGGGATGAAGGAATCTTGGACTAAAAAATTAACTATTGGACCTCTTGCAGGAGTTGAACGGCCATTGATATTTTGGCAAAATGATGAAGAGATTGTGATGGAAGGAACTGATGGACAGGCAGTGTCCTACAACTTCATCACAAAAGACATCAAGAATCTTCGAATTTATGGGGTTCCAAAATCGTTTCAAAGTCTTACTTATGCAAATAGCCTTGTCTCAATCAGGAGAGGGAATCAATGCTTGATGAAATAA
- the LOC18601593 gene encoding F-box protein CPR30 isoform X2, which produces MCTCRVLASLVIDYREGEKQKEPRMEGFGDLPRDLFLEILLRLPVESLMRCKCVCKCWYTLIRNAKFIELHLKYNCNNNVCVLLKRCLLTCLGKKENMLSLVCSNGFSFVNLDVDLSLYKKEPCLQLLGHCDGVICLSNYRDDIVLCNPATRESMVLPQSCLPCSPSIPNLIPQTSALGFGYDAKSHHCKVVRIVSYWEEINENGLPHLSRVEVYSLGTGSWKEINVKVPAHVWYSPCFETYFNGSFHWHAMDDNRNEVILSFHMGNEEFQVIPMPSFLSMYDYSMCRSLLIWNGCISLIIYPGRGIEKSFEICVMKEYGVRKSWTKVLTIGPLKRVEKPLVFWKNDEILMEGTNGQVVSYNLRTQEVKDLPIYGVPKSFATLVYVNSLVSVKGGYQMLAEGDNTDFGW; this is translated from the exons ATGTGCACATGCAGGGTTTTGGCTTCTCTAGTTATTGACTATAGGGAAggagaaaagcaaaaagaacCTAGAATGGAGGGCTTTGGTGATCTGCCAAGAGACTTGTTCCTTGAAATCCTCTTACGGTTGCCAGTGGAATCTTTGATGCGATGCAAGTGCGTTTGCAAATGTTGGTACACTCTCATTCGCAATGCTAAATTCATTGAATTGCACCTTAAGTACAACTGCAACAACAATGTATGTGTCCTTCTCAAGCGCTGCCTTCTGACATGCTtagggaagaaagaaaatatgttGTCTTTGGTCTGCAGCAAcggtttttcttttgtaaatttagATGTTGACTTGTCTTTGTATAAGAAGGAGCCATGTTTGCAACTTTTAGGTCATTGTGATGGCGTTATCTGTCTATCAAATTACAGGGATGATATAGTTCTATGTAACCCTGCAACTAGGGAGTCCATGGTCCTCCCCCAGTCTTGTCTCCCTTGTTCTCCATCAATACCAAATTTGATCCCGCAAACCAGTGCCTTGGGATTTGGTTATGATGCAAAAAGTCACCACTGCAAAGTTGTTAGGATAGTTTCATATTGGGAGGAGATAAATGAGAATGGTTTACCCCACCTTTCCAGGGTTGAAGTCTACTCTTTGGGAACTGGTTCTTGGAAAGAAATCAATGTTAAGGTCCCTGCCCATGTCTGGTATTCTCCATGTTTCGAAACATACTTTAATGGATCCTTTCACTGGCATGCTATGGATGATAACAGAAATGAAGTCATCCTTTCATTCCACATGGGAAATGAGGAGTTCCAAGTAATACCAATGCCAAGTTTTCTCTCCATGTATGATTATTCGATGTGTAGGAGTCTTTTGATTTGGAATGGGTGCATTTCTCTAATAATCTATCCAGGGAGGGGGattgaaaaatcatttgaGATATGTGTGATGAAGGAATATGGAGTGAGGAAATCTTGGACAAAAGTATTGACAATCGGACCTCTTAAAAGAGTGGAAAAGCCTTTGGttttttggaaaaatgatgagatTCTAATGGAAGGCACTAACGGACAGGTGGTGTCTTACAACCTTAGGACCCAAGAAGTTAAGGATCTTCCAATTTATGGGGTTCCAAAGTCATTTGCTACTCTTGTTTACGTGAATAGCCTTGTTTCAGTCAAAGGAGGCTATCAAATGCTCGCTGAAGGAGATAATACAG ATTTTGGTTGGTGA